A window from Gottschalkiaceae bacterium SANA encodes these proteins:
- a CDS encoding ATP-binding cassette domain-containing protein: MRIDIIGLHKSFDGNNLFFIQEYKFQTGQAYGMIGNNGIGKTTLLRIISGFDTKYEGTVYFDGRPYTDQTTKKISYISQKPYMLNRSVRENIAYPLLIRKWNRKSVDREVEVWLDMLGLTDLADRKAIVLSAGEQQKVALARGLIYQPELVLLDEPTANIDPESVKILEQILSNYQLKTKATIIWVTHNLEQAFRICDQVIVMKKDRLQNISKHRLQASLDSMRKLDRVLNDHEEVEG, translated from the coding sequence ATGAGAATTGATATAATAGGTCTACATAAAAGTTTCGATGGCAATAATTTGTTTTTTATTCAAGAATACAAATTTCAGACTGGACAAGCATATGGGATGATCGGAAATAATGGTATTGGGAAAACGACCTTGTTGAGAATTATTAGCGGGTTTGATACTAAATATGAGGGGACCGTATACTTTGACGGGCGACCCTATACTGACCAAACAACAAAAAAAATAAGTTATATTAGCCAAAAGCCTTATATGCTCAATCGATCTGTGCGAGAAAATATCGCATATCCATTATTGATTCGAAAGTGGAATCGCAAATCAGTGGACAGAGAAGTTGAGGTTTGGCTCGATATGCTAGGGTTGACAGATTTGGCGGATCGAAAGGCGATCGTATTATCGGCGGGAGAACAGCAAAAGGTTGCCCTAGCCAGGGGATTGATTTATCAGCCAGAACTCGTATTACTAGATGAGCCAACGGCGAATATCGATCCGGAAAGCGTGAAAATATTGGAACAGATTTTGTCCAATTATCAATTAAAAACGAAAGCAACAATCATCTGGGTCACACATAACTTGGAGCAAGCATTTCGCATTTGCGATCAAGTGATTGTGATGAAGAAAGATCGATTGCAAAACATATCAAAACACAGGTTACAAGCAAGCCTGGACTCCATGCGAAAATTGGACCGGGTATTGAATGATCACGAGGAAGTAGAGGGGTAG
- a CDS encoding ABC transporter permease: MTYIVDGFIGAFKILSSFDQEIYSIIGLSIFVSFTSTLISAIFGIIFGILLGLNDFKGKNIIVRCMYSFMALPPVVVGLFVAIFISRRGPLGSLQLMFTPTAMVVAQTLLITPIISGLVYNATRTYGNQISEVCMSLGGTWWNRMVLVFFELKKSIAVAITTGFGRGISEVGAVMIVGGNIKGHTRVMTTFIAMNNSMGNYEQSIAMGLVLIGIAIVTNSVIHRLTGEEL; the protein is encoded by the coding sequence ATGACATATATCGTCGATGGATTCATCGGTGCGTTTAAAATATTGAGTTCTTTCGATCAGGAAATTTACTCAATCATTGGGCTGTCTATTTTTGTCTCTTTCACTTCGACCCTGATATCTGCAATCTTTGGAATCATATTTGGGATTCTGCTGGGGTTGAACGACTTTAAGGGTAAAAACATTATTGTTCGGTGCATGTACTCTTTCATGGCTTTACCCCCAGTGGTTGTGGGACTATTTGTTGCGATATTCATCTCGCGACGTGGTCCCTTAGGATCCCTTCAATTGATGTTTACTCCAACTGCTATGGTGGTGGCGCAAACATTATTGATTACTCCGATTATCAGTGGGCTGGTTTATAATGCAACGCGTACTTATGGCAATCAGATCAGCGAAGTATGCATGAGCTTAGGTGGAACCTGGTGGAATCGTATGGTTTTGGTATTTTTTGAGTTAAAGAAGTCGATTGCGGTCGCTATTACGACCGGTTTTGGACGAGGAATATCTGAAGTAGGCGCCGTGATGATTGTTGGCGGGAATATTAAGGGTCATACACGTGTCATGACAACTTTTATCGCGATGAACAACTCAATGGGTAACTATGAGCAATCGATTGCGATGGGACTCGTACTAATTGGAATTGCAATTGTGACCAATAGCGTGATTCATCGCTTAACAGGTGAAGAATTATGA
- a CDS encoding aldehyde ferredoxin oxidoreductase family protein — MYGYHGKILRINLKTQEVKVETLDLDTAKKFIGGRGLGTKFMMDEVDPKVDALSPENKLMVVTGPLTGTATPTGGRYMVVTKSPLTGTIASSNSGGFWGAELKFCGYDMIILEDKSEEPIYLNIVDDKIEFKSAKHLWGKLVGEVTDELQEAHGAKARVMTIGPAGENLSLLAAIMNEKDRAAGRSGVGAVMGSKNLKAIVVKGSNKVGIHDPEALKAVFKDSLKKIRENGVTGEGLPTYGTAVLVNIINENGAYPVNNFQESYDPEADKISGESMKEDYLVRKNPCYRCPIACGRWVEVDGKQMAGPEYETLWAFGSDCGIRDLKEVLLANDWCNELGLDTISAGTTLAAAMELRELDLVKAEEIEGQPLEFGNVNAIVEWTKKMAYREGFGDKLAEGSYRLCDMYGRPDLSMSVKKQELPAYDPRGIQGQGLQYATSNRGGCHVRGYLISPEILGLPEKIDKNALDGKAFWAKAFQDLTASIDSAGLCLFTSFALGADDYAALINAVCGTDHTGDTIFAAGERIWNIEKMFNLESGVAPSEDKLPRRLLEDAIPDGPSKGQVHQLDKLLPEYYELRGWTKGGIPTDERLAELGLK, encoded by the coding sequence ATGTATGGATATCATGGTAAAATTTTACGGATTAACCTAAAGACTCAAGAGGTAAAGGTGGAAACCTTGGATCTTGATACAGCCAAAAAATTTATTGGTGGACGAGGACTCGGAACAAAATTCATGATGGATGAAGTTGATCCTAAAGTGGATGCATTGAGCCCAGAAAATAAGTTGATGGTTGTTACTGGACCATTAACAGGAACTGCGACGCCAACGGGTGGACGTTATATGGTGGTAACAAAATCGCCATTGACAGGAACCATTGCAAGTTCAAATTCAGGTGGATTCTGGGGTGCAGAACTGAAATTCTGCGGCTATGATATGATCATCTTGGAAGACAAGTCTGAAGAACCAATTTACTTAAATATTGTAGATGATAAAATTGAATTTAAATCAGCGAAGCATCTTTGGGGCAAGTTAGTCGGAGAAGTAACAGATGAATTGCAAGAAGCCCATGGTGCAAAAGCAAGAGTCATGACTATTGGTCCGGCAGGTGAGAATCTTTCCTTGCTCGCAGCCATTATGAATGAAAAAGATCGTGCAGCAGGCCGTTCTGGTGTTGGTGCCGTTATGGGATCAAAAAACTTGAAAGCGATCGTTGTGAAAGGTTCCAATAAAGTAGGTATTCATGATCCAGAAGCGTTGAAGGCTGTGTTTAAGGATAGCTTGAAAAAAATTAGAGAAAATGGCGTTACCGGTGAAGGCTTACCGACATATGGTACGGCGGTTCTTGTCAATATCATTAATGAAAATGGTGCATATCCTGTAAATAATTTCCAAGAATCTTATGATCCCGAAGCCGATAAAATTAGCGGTGAGAGCATGAAAGAGGATTATTTGGTTCGGAAGAATCCATGTTACCGTTGTCCAATTGCTTGTGGACGCTGGGTTGAAGTGGATGGTAAGCAGATGGCAGGACCTGAGTATGAGACACTCTGGGCCTTTGGTTCTGACTGTGGCATCAGGGATTTGAAAGAAGTACTTTTGGCAAATGATTGGTGTAATGAACTGGGTCTTGATACCATTTCAGCCGGTACCACATTAGCTGCAGCAATGGAGCTCCGTGAATTGGATTTGGTAAAAGCGGAAGAAATTGAAGGACAACCATTGGAATTTGGAAATGTGAATGCGATTGTTGAATGGACAAAGAAGATGGCTTACCGAGAAGGATTTGGTGACAAGCTGGCAGAAGGGTCTTATCGATTATGCGACATGTATGGACGTCCTGATCTTTCCATGAGTGTTAAGAAGCAAGAACTTCCCGCTTATGATCCACGTGGTATTCAAGGTCAAGGTTTGCAGTATGCAACATCTAATCGTGGCGGTTGCCATGTGCGAGGCTACTTGATTTCACCAGAGATCTTAGGATTACCTGAAAAAATTGACAAGAATGCACTAGACGGAAAAGCATTCTGGGCAAAAGCATTCCAAGACTTGACTGCTTCCATCGACTCGGCTGGATTGTGCCTATTTACTTCATTTGCACTCGGTGCAGACGATTATGCGGCCTTGATCAATGCGGTCTGTGGTACGGATCATACAGGAGATACGATTTTCGCAGCAGGAGAGCGTATTTGGAATATTGAGAAAATGTTTAACTTGGAATCTGGCGTTGCACCATCAGAAGATAAATTACCAAGACGATTGTTGGAAGATGCGATTCCAGATGGACCTTCAAAGGGTCAAGTGCATCAGTTGGATAAATTGTTGCCAGAGTACTATGAACTACGTGGCTGGACAAAAGGTGGAATTCCGACAGATGAACGATTGGCAGAGTTGGGATTAAAATAA
- a CDS encoding HesA/MoeB/ThiF family protein, whose translation MGRYDRNGIFSSEDMKQIHTAHVCVIGSGGLGGYIIEMLARVGIGEITIVDGDVFDESNLNRQLFSTSENLGRIKVFEAEKRIAQINPETTIHAIHTLLDENNAISIFESADLVVDGLDNVPARLVTQMACEKLQIPLIHGAIAGWYGQVTTILPGDRTLDRLYKSSQETGIEKDLGNPSFTPAMIASIQVSETLKVLLGKEEILRNRILMIDLLDNEFQILTI comes from the coding sequence ATGGGACGGTATGATCGAAATGGCATTTTTTCAAGCGAAGATATGAAGCAGATTCACACAGCTCATGTTTGCGTAATCGGGAGCGGTGGATTGGGCGGATATATTATTGAGATGCTGGCTCGAGTTGGCATAGGAGAAATCACTATTGTCGACGGTGATGTTTTCGATGAAAGCAATTTAAATCGACAGCTATTCTCTACGAGTGAAAATCTTGGCAGAATCAAGGTGTTTGAAGCAGAGAAACGGATAGCACAGATCAATCCGGAAACGACTATTCATGCGATACATACATTGCTAGATGAGAATAACGCTATATCGATTTTTGAAAGTGCTGATCTTGTTGTTGATGGTTTAGATAATGTGCCTGCACGATTAGTCACGCAAATGGCCTGTGAGAAATTACAAATTCCTTTGATTCATGGCGCGATTGCTGGATGGTATGGTCAAGTAACAACAATTTTGCCAGGAGATCGAACGCTAGACCGATTGTATAAAAGTTCGCAAGAAACTGGAATTGAAAAGGATTTGGGAAATCCATCATTTACTCCGGCTATGATCGCATCGATCCAGGTATCTGAAACACTAAAAGTGTTGTTGGGTAAAGAAGAGATTTTGCGAAATCGGATTTTAATGATTGATTTGTTGGATAATGAATTTCAAATTTTAACAATTTAA
- a CDS encoding MoaD/ThiS family protein: MIKIEVRLFATFRNGRGKKVFVEMDQPTVEDVLQSINITNEEVAILLVNGQDGHFDQVLIEGDYLSIFPPVGGG, translated from the coding sequence ATGATAAAGATTGAGGTTCGACTATTTGCAACCTTCCGAAACGGACGGGGAAAAAAAGTGTTTGTAGAAATGGATCAACCAACCGTTGAAGACGTACTTCAATCGATCAACATTACCAATGAAGAAGTAGCTATCTTGCTCGTAAATGGGCAAGACGGCCACTTCGATCAGGTACTGATTGAAGGCGATTACCTATCGATCTTTCCCCCAGTTGGAGGCGGATGA
- a CDS encoding extracellular solute-binding protein produces the protein MKRKVSVWLMVLMVIGLLVGCTGASGQEAAEVEPSAQVETTESVVEEADAESSEATLVATDSIILSTTTSTENSGLLAYILPDFTEKTGIEVKVVAVGTGKALQMGMDGEADVLLVHAKPSEETFVADGHGVERFDVMYNDFVIIGPDADPADLRATGAEIVPSFKKIFESQAPFVSRGDDSGTHKKEKSLWTAAGLTPEGDSYVSAGKGMGDVIQMADEMQAYTMSDRATYLSMSDKLDLEILVEGDPILFNQYGVIAVNPDKNELINNAGANAFIEWLLSAETQEMISGFGVEEFGQPLFVPNAK, from the coding sequence ATGAAACGAAAAGTAAGTGTATGGTTAATGGTGTTAATGGTAATCGGTTTACTGGTTGGGTGTACGGGTGCAAGTGGTCAAGAGGCAGCAGAGGTTGAGCCTAGTGCCCAAGTAGAAACGACAGAGAGTGTTGTAGAGGAAGCTGATGCTGAGAGTAGTGAAGCAACACTAGTTGCCACTGATTCTATTATTTTGTCGACCACAACTTCTACAGAAAATAGTGGCTTATTGGCATATATCTTGCCAGATTTCACAGAAAAAACTGGCATAGAGGTAAAAGTCGTAGCAGTTGGAACGGGTAAAGCCTTACAAATGGGAATGGATGGAGAAGCTGATGTACTTTTGGTGCATGCAAAGCCTTCAGAAGAAACTTTTGTTGCTGATGGACATGGCGTTGAACGATTTGATGTGATGTACAATGACTTTGTGATTATTGGACCTGATGCAGATCCTGCGGACTTGCGTGCGACAGGTGCAGAAATTGTCCCTTCGTTCAAAAAAATATTCGAAAGTCAAGCACCATTTGTTTCACGAGGGGACGACTCTGGAACGCATAAGAAAGAGAAATCTCTTTGGACAGCAGCTGGATTAACACCAGAGGGCGATTCATATGTATCTGCTGGTAAAGGGATGGGAGACGTGATTCAAATGGCTGATGAAATGCAAGCCTACACCATGTCGGATCGTGCCACTTACTTAAGCATGTCAGATAAGCTTGATTTGGAAATTCTTGTTGAAGGCGATCCTATTCTTTTTAATCAATATGGGGTGATAGCAGTCAATCCAGATAAAAATGAACTTATCAATAACGCGGGTGCAAACGCATTTATCGAGTGGTTGTTATCTGCGGAGACACAGGAAATGATTAGCGGATTTGGTGTTGAAGAATTTGGTCAACCCTTGTTTGTACCTAACGCAAAATAG